The following proteins are co-located in the Halictus rubicundus isolate RS-2024b chromosome 1, iyHalRubi1_principal, whole genome shotgun sequence genome:
- the Mtp gene encoding microsomal triacylglycerol transfer protein isoform X2, whose translation MYWRLLVVLAAMAGAARAWDVVSGLKYKLTTTLLFSEAAPSKTSGDVGLRLTGELNVTAVWQQPADHDTFLLRIQLLSPQLWIKSRRAPEPEGFVEHSSRVDGVSEQPVLLLWRHGEIESIYMDPSETVSSANLKRGLASFFQYRVFDGEFQERDASGLCNATYHSVGPKSILKEKTFCEHITDLSKKRHPNPLFGVKVASVYHANYELSHYLLPNSVHVKESHNMTLSARPEVGTIVTSEGILEEVSGVLTPNRVQANTLQEAVAALQPGFVKTSIELQLEPATCPSGGCQTLEQAIEEHRSALEDAGLGTGKSAAAFNKLLPLVKSASSEELLRILKSPRYRPIKRQLLDLVGCASTMAGHLAAMKVLKQDDVGDDTERYLWALSLSPTPDADIAKDVLKRSEETMQNDKVSETIALTAAAMARHLGTPVAVEKARVSLEIGLESCTGEECKLKFLRALRNLRSKASIPTLLNFATSDNKAITVAAWRALAALPKDSVTNEMKIAARRVFYQIGGPKRDSSARTVALDIILENNPSKEDIQGLVEFLAGSDPAYEIRKYLSQRLEQVSKKNAQLAKDLDEVLNEYGKRVINYNVLAQRGLSTAFTRDFLTSADSNGTLVTVQEINSGILKRGTVDVVLEVDDHAEALFSLGLFAGGLGGFVSTSSQEDAQEDEPVTAGMEVDFQGVSIRPFVFFSGQGELMGHVWSGAASERTPAFQILSSVHSYREYIRMQSGMIAEIDVQGAVSFDLAGQIQLSLWSRNAQSLVDLKAGIVIQGGSKVRSDFVQSMAEFSMTTEPKLELATDVDFSGPVSLCMRLSQPSNVVKYQVYKVERIAGSRHKLRKTRRMRVHNPGRSYHLNNKNNEMCSKVIESL comes from the exons CTTCTGTCGCCGCAGTTATGGATCAAGTCCCGCAGAGCTCCAGAACCGGAAGGCTTCGTGGAGCACTCGTCAAGGGTGGACGGAGTCAGCGAACAGCCGGTGTTGCTTTTGTGGCGGCACGGCGAGATAGAGTCCATCTACATGGACCCGTCAGAGACCGTTTCTTCGGCGAATTTGAAACGCGGCCTGGCTAGTTTCTTccaatacagggtgttcgacggCGAGTTCCAAGAACGGGACGCCTCCGGTCTCTGCAATGCGACTTATCATTCCGTGGGACCGAAGTCGATCCTAAAAGAAAAGACTTTCTGCGAGCACATCACTGATTTGTCAAAGAAACGCCATCCAAATCCGCTGTTCGGTGTGAAAGTCGCAAGCGTCTACCATGCCAATTACGAACTGTCCCACTACCTACTGCCAAACTCGGTACACGTCAAGGAGAGCCATAACATGACGTTGTCTGCGAGACCGGAAGTCGGCACCATTGTTACATCGGAAGGCATCCTTGAAGAGGTCTCCGGTGTCTTGACACCGAATCGTGTCCAAGCTAATACCCTTCAAGAAGCTGTCGCTGCGTTACAACCTGGATTCGTGAAGACGAGTATCGAACTCCAATTGGAGCCAGCCACGTGTCCCAGCGGCGGATGTCAAACG CTGGAGCAAGCGATCGAAGAGCACCGCAGCGCTCTAGAAGACGCAGGTCTGGGTACCGGAAAATCCGCTGCGGCGTTCAACAAGCTGCTACCCCTAGTCAAATCCGCTTCGTCGGAAGAATTGTTGAGGATCCTGAAGAGTCCACGATACCGTCCAATCAAGAGGCAGCTACTGGACCTGGTCGGATGCGCGTCAACGATGGCGGGACATCTGGCGGCGATGAAAGTCTTGAAACAGGACGACGTGGGCGACGACACCGAGAGATATTTATGGGCTCTGTCTTTGTCGCCAACACCGGACGCGGACATCGCGAAGGACGTTCTGAAGCGATCAGAGGAGACGATGCAGAACGACAAAGTGTCCGAAACGATAGCCTTAACAGCGGCAGCGATGGCTCGTCACCTGGGGACACCGGTTGCAGTCGAAAAAGCTAGAGTCAGTTTGGAGATCGGCCTGGAGAGTTGCACCGGCGAAGAGTGCAAGCTGAAGTTCCTAAGGGCTCTGAGGAACCTCAGAAGCAAAGCGTCCATCCCAACTTTGTTGAACTTCGCAACCAGCGACAACAAAGCCATCACCGTGGCAGCGTGGAGAGCGTTGGCTGCCTTACCCAAGGACTCTGTAACAAACGAGATGAAAATAGCAGCTAGGAGAGTCTTCTACCAGATTGGAGGGCCCAAGAGGGACAGCAGCGCTAGAACCGTCGCGTTGGACATAATTCTCGAGAACAATCCATCCAAAGAGGACATCCAAGGTCTGGTGGAGTTCTTAGccggctctgatccagcctatgAAATCCGGAAGTACTTGAGCCAGCGTTTAGAGCAGGTCTCTAAGAAGAACGCGCAATTAGCAAAGGACCTGGACGAGGTCTTAAACGAGTATGGAAAGAGAGTGATCAATTATAACGTGCTCGCCCAACGTGGTTTGAGTACGGCATTCACAAGAGACTTCTTGACATCTGCAGATAGCAATGGAACTCTGGTAACAGTTCAGGAGATCAACTCAGGGATATTGAAACGGGGTACCGTCGATGTGGTGTTAGAAGTAGACGATCATGCGGAGGCTCTGTTCTCTTTGGGACTCTTTGCTGGTGGCTTGGGAGGCTTCGTGTCTACTTCGAGTCAGGAAGACGCTCAAGAGGATGAACCTGTTACTGCTGGGATGGAGGTTGATTTCCAGGGCGTGAGCATCAGGCCTTTCGTCTTTTTCTCCGGGCAAGGGGAGCTGATGGGTCACGTCTGGTCCGGCGCCGCTTCCGAGAGGACTCCAGCGTTCCAGATCCTGTCTTCCGTTCATAGTTACAGAGAGTACATTCGAATGCAATCTGGCATGATCGCGGAGATCGATGTTCAAGGTGCGGTGAGCTTCGACCTGGCTGGACAGATCCAACTGAGTCTGTGGTCCAGGAATGCTCAATCCTTGGTCGATCTGAAAGCTGGCATCGTGATCCAAGGCGGCAGCAAAGTCCGCTCGGACTTCGTGCAGAGTATGGCTGAATTCTCGATGACGACGGAGCCGAAACTGGAGCTAGCCACGGACGTGGACTTCTCTGGACCAGTGTCTCTGTGCATGAGACTCAGCCAGCCATCGAACGTCGTCAAATACCAAGTGTACAAGGTCGAGAGAATAGCCGGCAGCAGGCACAAGCTGAGGAAGACCAGAAGGATGAGAGTTCACAATCCCGGCAGATCTTATCATCTGAACAACAAGAACAACGAAATGTGCTCGAAGGTCATAGAGTCTCTATGA